Part of the Halodesulfurarchaeum formicicum genome is shown below.
CGACATCGTCACGCGGGATGAGCTCACCGAGCGCCTGGTGTGAATCGTGTTTCAGTTCGCTCACCACGTCCCGTTCGTGAAGGAGTCGTCCGACCTCCCAATGCCACTCAACGCTCCCCAGTTCGTATTCCTCCGAGATATCATCGACCGCGATCAGGAAGTCGCCGAAGACGTCCGTGAACTCGATACGGGCTTCGTTCTCTTCCTCGCTCTCGTCGTAGAAATCTTTGCTCCGGTTCAGCGCGAGCTGCTTCTCGGTGTCTCTCCGGACGCGGCGTTCAACGATCTTTACCTCCCAGACTTCCTCTTCGGCCACCTTGTCGTAGACGAACGAGATGAGTTCGGTGGTGTCCTTTGTGCTCATGATGTGGGGGTGTTCCTCCAGTGGTTATGCATCGGTTCGCTACCGACGAAGTTAGTCATTAGCTTCTACCCGACGACGATCTCCTCGACGTGGCTCTCCAGTTCGGCGTAGATCTCCTCATGCTCCTGCCGGATGTCAAACGCCTCGTCTAGCAGGTCGTTCCGTGTGTCGGCGTCCTCGGCGGCTTCCTCCAGCTGGACGAATTTTAGTTCCTCGATGATGGCGCGGGCGATCTTCTTAGACCCGAACTCCTGGTGCTGTTCCTTCCGTTGCTCCTCGCGGCTCGCGGTCTCGTAGATCTCCCGCCACTTCGGGTGCGCCTTGTTCAGGTTCACTGTGAACCCACCGCCGCCCTCGACGAACGCCTCGGCGAAGATGTGGCTGTCCTGGTCGGCGATCTCGTTGATCTCCTTGAAAATGGTCGCGGACTCGTTCGAGTCCCCGTCTTCGCCGGTGTCGTCGCCGTCACCGTCGCTGTCGCCGCCGGGGCCGCTGCCCCCCTGGCCGTTACCCTGCGGCGGCTGGTTCCCGCGGGGCTCGACGTCGACCGGCAGGATGCTCAGGCCCTCGTCGATGACGTCGTCGTCGGTCGGCGTCCAGTCCGCGGGGTCGGTGTCTTCCGGGACGCCGGAGATGGAGGCCGTGATATGGTACCAGCCCGGCGTCTCGGCCTCCCAAGTGAAGTCGGCGGTCTGGATCTCGTCCGGGATGGCCGAGACCGGTATCTCGTCGTCCAGATGCAGGGCCGTGTCGAGTTCATCGCCCCGGACGGTGATGTCATGGATGACGTACTCGTCGACGCTGGGCGTCTCGGGCGGGTACACGCGCGTCTCGATGGGGATGTCGCCAACTGACTCGGGGTACTCCTCCGGGTTCAGCTTGAGCAGCGAGCCGTCGTCGTCGGACCGTAGCTGGTCCTCGCTGCCGCCCTCGTCGATGGTGAGTGCGCCGTGCTCTGCGAGGTTGACGAAGTCTTGGAAGTACTCGTCGTTCAGGCTGTCGACGGCCTGGTTGACGGTGTCGCGCAGGAGCCGGTTGATTTCCTGTTCGTCGGAGGCGCTCTCCTCCGCGAAGTGGTTGGCGTGGACCTGCTGGGTGACGCTCCGAAGACCAGTCTGCCGGTTCCGGATGTTGAGCTTCTGGTGGGACGGGTCTTCGAGTTCGGCGCAGTCATCGATCCGACACCAGGCGATCATCTCCGGGTCGTCGTTGTAGATGGAGGAGACGTGCGGTTCGTAGCTGTCGACCATCATGACCGGGCCGTCGAAGTAGTCGTTACCCTTGAAGAAAGCGATGCCGTCCCAGGGGTAGTCGCCGGCAGCCCGGCCGAACACGACGTCCTTGAGGACGTACTTGTCGTCGCCGATGGTGAACTCATGCTCATCGATCCGCTTCAGTTCCTCGTCCATCAGTTCGTCGAGCGTCGGGAAGTCCGGCGTATGGCGCTGGACTTCGCCGTCCTCCTCCACGAGGTAGACGAACTCGACGTCGTCGCGGCTGAACAACGGCGTGAACAGCTCGGCCAGCACGCGTTCGACCTCATCCCAGTCGGAGAGCGTGTCGAGCGCGCTCTGTTCGAGGCCGACCAACTTCAGCAGCGTCCCCTCCGGGCCGGCGAGTTGCGGCGCGTCCTGGATGACGTCCTCCTCGGGGTCGTCCGCGATCTCCCGGGGCGGCACGGGCTCGGGGAGTGTGGTGCCGTCCTCCGGAAAGAGGATGGTGGCGAGGCGCTCGCCGTCAGTGTTCAGCGTCTCGATGTACAGCTTCTCGGTACTGGCAGCGACGGCGAACAGGCCGCGGCCCTCGGACCCAACGTTCCCGCCACCGGACTTCTGGGACGAGGTGGTGTCGATCTCGGGGACGACATCGGCCATCACCTCGCGGGACATGCCGCCGGCGTTGTCGGTAATCTCCGCGTACCGTTCGTCGACGTTGACGCGGAACGTGATGCGCAGCGTCCGCCCCTCATCGAGCGTACCTGCGTCCATCTGGTTGGCGTACTCGTCCTGCGAGTTCTGAATCGGCTCAACGATGGTCGGTGGGCGGCTAACGTCGTAGTTGTCGCGGATGTGTTCGATGAGACGAGGCGTGTTGGTACGGATATCAGTTCGTTCGAGGGACATATTCTGTTCGTGAATCACAACAAGGGCACCATATGGAATAAGGGTTCCCTCAGCGGGGTGGAAGTGAAAAACGAGAGTTGATATCCACATTAACGGTTTCCGAAGAGGAAATCAGTCAGTTATTTATCCAAGTAGTAAAGCAATAATAGGCCTATGTGACGCCTCAGAGCGTACTCTATTCGACCTCTAATGACGACTGTCCTTTCTCAGAGGGCAGCAGACGAGATTCTATGACGTTCGTTCACTTCTTTCCCGAAATGTATGGATAGAAAGTCGGCCTCGGCACTCATTAGGCCCCTCCCGATTCAGAATCCGATTGCTGAATTCGCGACTCTGCTGAAACCTATCACCTATTAAGAATTTCAAAAAGACTGGAATTCGATAATTGATTCGAGTGATTTTGCAACTAAGTACACCCAAAAATCGTGGAAACTGAATGGATTTTGCAATCACTGCCAGAATCTGGGACGGAAATTTGGGCCCCCTCACTGGAGTACGGAAAAGGAATCACAGGACCCGTATCAAAGCGGGAATATCTTTGGAGAAAAGTCAGCCAAATTCGGATTGCCTAGTGTATTAAGTTCCAAGGGGGCTAACTCATACCTATGAGCCAGGTCAGGGAAGAATGGGATGACGAGGATATCGAAAAAGTGGAGCAACAAATAATTACTGAACTTTCTAGTGGTAGAAGGCTCACATTTGAAGAGCTAAATGATCGTCTTGAGGGAATACCTGAGCCTATGATTGAGGATGCAGTTCGGAATCTACTTCAGACTCAGCGGCTTGCAGAGACTGGGGATTGGAGCTATTACGCCACTAAGGCAACAGCCTAATTTGGAGACATTTAATGGCGGGGTCTCCAAAAGAAAGTGATCGATTGTATAGTATTCACATAGGGGATTATATATCAGGTCCTTTTCAAGAATGGGGAAGAGCTCCTTTTGAACGGGATTTGGATCGGGTGAAATATACTAGGGCTTTTCGAAGACTAAAAGATGTTACTCAGGTGGCAAGATCCGGTGAGTCTTACTTATATCATGACCGTCTTTCGCACTCTCTCAAAGTTGGTCAGGTGGGACGAAGAATTGCAGAATTGGCGCTGCGAAGGCGAGAGAAGGGCTTTATTAACGACGATGAACTCACGACAAATACATCTCCAAGATATCCCCTCAACGAAATTCTATTTCCGCCTTCAGTTGAAGCGGCTTGTTTGGCACACGATATAGGCCATCCCCCTTTTGGGCATATTTCAGAGGATCTCCTTAACGAACTGCTGAATGACAGCACAAACGGAGACATTGGTTATGAGGGCAATGCTCAGTCCTTCCGGATTGTGACAAGACTTGCTGACGGGAATCATTCTCCTAATGATGATGGAATTGATGGAATGGGTCTGGGCCTAACGAGATCAACTCTAAATGGGATGCTGAAATATCCATGGGGTGAGAATGATAACAGAAAATCTGAAAAGGAAAAATGGGGCTATTACCCTACAGAAAAGGCCGCATTTGAATTTGCCCGGGAGACTACTCCAAGCGGGAGAGAAAGGTCGCTTTCCGCAGAAATCATGGATTATGCTGATGACTTAACTTATGCAATCCACGATGTAACTGATTTTTACAAAGCCGGCCTAATACCTCTTGATCAATTACTCAGAGAGGCTAAAAAGGGCTATACTGGCCCGAAACCAGCAATTAATGAGTTTGCCTCATATCTTGATTCAAAAAAACGTGAATTAGTGTATACCTCGGTCAAACAGTTTTTCAGAATGTTGGGGAACAGAGTGGGACAATACACCGTGGATGGGTCTTTGATGTTTTCTCCTTTCAACGGGACTCCCACTGAACGAAGAACTGTGGATGGTTTTACATCTATGCTAATCGGAAGGTATATTAGTGGGAATGCAACGCAAAAGCCAGAGTTACTAAAAATTGAATGGGGACCTAATGGCTATCATCTCCAGATTTCACAGGAAGCTGAAGAACAAATTTGGCTATTACGTCAACTAACAGATTACTATGTGATTAAAGACTCCTCCTTAATGGCTCAACAAAGGGGCCAAAAGAAGATCATCAAAAATCTCTTTGAGGAACTCCTATCCGAAACGGCCATGGATGACCTGGATCAATCTGCGATTCCTGAACCGTACCGCTCATGGCTAGGGGAGGACAGCCAGCGTGCAGGTGAATTTTCGAAGGAAAAAAATCAAAGAGCCAGGGTGGTTGCAGATATGATAACTACAATGACGGAACCCCAAGCGATTGAGCTACACGATCGGTTATTGGGTTATAATCCGGGAGCACTCCAGAACCATATAATCCGTTGAAAGCGTAGTGAACGAAGCAAGTCTTACAATGTCTCCTGCAGTAGCATACTACCGTCCAGACCCGACACTTGAAGAGCGGTTCGATGAAATTAACAGCGAAGTACAAAACGCGGCCGGAGCAATTGCACAGAACACTCGAGACAAGATTCTGAACTTTTTCTTGGTAGCCCACGCAATAATTGAGGAACATTCTGCGAAGCTCATCTGGTCTGAGATATTCAATTCAGGGGCCCAAACCCAGGAATCACTAGACTACGTTATGGAAGATATGAATCAATCGCATCGAGAAGATTTACTATTCGCCTCCGAGGTTATCAACGGCTCCCTATATACAAAGCTTCAGCAAACTCGTGGAGCACGAAACGAATTGGCACATAATTATGGACAACCGCTAAAATGGAACGGCGATTTGAAGCAGAAGGCAAAGACGGCGATTGAAGGATTCGACGAGCTTCACGCTCGATGTGTCCCTTAACCCTGTTGAGTTATTAAGGTAAGGGAACACCCCTCAATCGTGCCAAATACACACTTTGAATTCAGCAGTTTGCCTATTTCAAAAATACGGATGACCGGCCCCAATATGGCGTAGTTTTCTCTTTTTCTACCGCTGCTTGAACTGGAACTCGTGGGGCTCGTACTCAAGCGACCAGTGCCGCGTCTCGACCTGCTCCGCGATCTCTTGGGCGACCTTCGGCGAGATCTCCTCGTGACCGAGTACGTCTTCCAGCTCCTCAAGGAGCGACCCCACTGCATCCGCACTCAGTAGCACGGCCCGGGTCTTGTTCACGTCGAGCCGCTCCGCAGCGCTGTCGATCACGTCCTCGCGATGGCTGTAATCGCCGTCAGTGCGTATTCTCATAGTTTCTTGTTGGTTTTATCGAGTTCTTTAAACGATAAGGCTTTGACCAAATCAAATATGAGCAATCCTGCAAAGGTGCTCGTCGGAATGGTGGCAACCGCAATCATACTGTTCGTTGGAATATACGCCGCTTCAGTAATTCTGA
Proteins encoded:
- a CDS encoding deoxyguanosinetriphosphate triphosphohydrolase family protein, which produces MAGSPKESDRLYSIHIGDYISGPFQEWGRAPFERDLDRVKYTRAFRRLKDVTQVARSGESYLYHDRLSHSLKVGQVGRRIAELALRRREKGFINDDELTTNTSPRYPLNEILFPPSVEAACLAHDIGHPPFGHISEDLLNELLNDSTNGDIGYEGNAQSFRIVTRLADGNHSPNDDGIDGMGLGLTRSTLNGMLKYPWGENDNRKSEKEKWGYYPTEKAAFEFARETTPSGRERSLSAEIMDYADDLTYAIHDVTDFYKAGLIPLDQLLREAKKGYTGPKPAINEFASYLDSKKRELVYTSVKQFFRMLGNRVGQYTVDGSLMFSPFNGTPTERRTVDGFTSMLIGRYISGNATQKPELLKIEWGPNGYHLQISQEAEEQIWLLRQLTDYYVIKDSSLMAQQRGQKKIIKNLFEELLSETAMDDLDQSAIPEPYRSWLGEDSQRAGEFSKEKNQRARVVADMITTMTEPQAIELHDRLLGYNPGALQNHIIR
- a CDS encoding DUF7692 domain-containing protein, giving the protein MRIRTDGDYSHREDVIDSAAERLDVNKTRAVLLSADAVGSLLEELEDVLGHEEISPKVAQEIAEQVETRHWSLEYEPHEFQFKQR